The Lycium ferocissimum isolate CSIRO_LF1 chromosome 10, AGI_CSIRO_Lferr_CH_V1, whole genome shotgun sequence genome window below encodes:
- the LOC132035517 gene encoding dirigent protein 22-like — MAKLTFQIFTISILLFLIAFPATGEEEHMFGKSINRKSMGLKKEKLSHFRFFWHDVLSGSKPTSMMVIPPPKNTSSFGQMNMIDNALTLGPKLSSKIVGRAQGFYASASQNDVGLMMVMNFAFIEGKYNGSTFTILGRNLVFEKVREMAIIGGSGLFRFARGYVQASTHSWDFKTGDATVQYDAYVLHY, encoded by the coding sequence ATGGCCAAACTAACATTCCAAATCTTCACCATCTCCATTCTCCTCTTCCTCATAGCTTTTCCGGCCACCGGAGAAGAAGAACACATGTTTGGAAAATCCATAAATAGAAAGTCTATGGGgctgaaaaaggaaaaactcaGCCATTTCagattcttttggcatgatgtCCTAAGTGGCTCCAAACCAACATCTATGATGGTTATTCCACCTCCCAAAAACACCAGTAGTTTTGGCCAGATGAATATGATAGATAATGCACTAACCCTAGGACCAAAGTTGAGTTCCAAGATTGTTGGAAGGGCACAAGGGTTTTATGCTTCTGCTTCACAAAATGATGTTGGTTTAATGATGGTCATGAACTTTGCATTTattgaaggaaaatataatgGAAGTACATTTACTATACTTGGACGGAATCTGGTGTTCGAAAAGGTGAGAGAGATGGCGATTATTGGTGGCAGTGGGCTTTTCCGATTTGCTAGAGGATATGTTCAGGCCAGTACTCATTCATGGGATTTCAAAACTGGTGATGCTACTGTTCAGTATGATGCTTACGTGTTGCATTATTGA